A single window of Rhizophagus irregularis chromosome 32, complete sequence DNA harbors:
- a CDS encoding Cysteine synthase 1, which produces MLTCRLPRLTRLYSVASSLKVANSFIDAIGNTPLIRLKRLSEETGSDILAKAEFMNPGGSVKDRAALFVIKDSEEKGELKAGGTVVEGTAGNTGIGLAHVCRSKGYKCVIYMPNTQSQEKIDLLRMLGAEVYPVPAVAFENPENYNHQARRHAEKLPNAVWTNQFDNIANRRAHLETTGPEIWEQTNGLVDGFTCSTGTGGTLAGVTRFLKEKNPKVKSFIADPPGSVLYNYFKSGGKVLNERSGSSITEGIGQGRVTTNLQPDVDLIDDALYISDEKSIEMVYRLLDEEGLYVGASTALNVVAAVEMAKILGPGKKIVTILCDGAYRYQTRLFSRKWLESKELLHAIPEHLKKYIVLP; this is translated from the exons atgctTACATGCCGGCTACCGAGACTTACAAGACTTTATAGTGTTGCCTCGTCCCTTAag GTAGCGAATAGCTTCATTGATGCGATAGGAAATACCCCTCTG ATACGACTAAAAAGATTAAGTGAAGAAACGGGATCGGATATTCTTGCAAAAGCCGAATTCATGAATCCCGGCGGTTCAGTAAAAGACCGCGCTGCTCTATTCGTCATCAAAGATTCAGAGGAAAAag gTGAACTTAAAGCGGGTGGTACTGTTGTGGAAGGCACTGCCG GTAATACAGGCATTGGGCTTGCTCATGTTTGTAGATCAAAAGGATACAAATGCGTAATTTATATGCCAAACACTCAAAGTCAAGAGAAAATTGACCTGCTTAGGATGCtag gaGCGGAAGTTTATCCAGTTCCGGCAGTCGCTTTTGAAAATCCAGAAAACTATAATCACCAAGCTCGAAGACACGCAGAAAAACTACCAAATGCCGTTTGGACTAACCAATTTGATAACATTGCAAATCGACGCGCACATCTGGAAACTACTGGCCCGGAAATTTGGGAACAAACTAATGGCCTTGTTGATGGCTTCACGTGCTCTACCGGTACTGGTGGCACCCTTGCAGGCGTAACtcgttttttaaaagaaaaaaacccAAAGGTTAAATCATTCATTGCTGATCCACCAGGTTCAGtcttatataattactttaaaagTGGTGGAAAGGTGTTGAACGAGCGCTCGGGAAGCTCGATAACTGAAGGCATAGGACAAGGGCGTGTAACTACCAATCTTCAGCCAGATGTAGATTTAATAGACGATGCATTATATATTTCGGATGAAAAATCTATCGAAATGGTGTACAGACTGTTAGATGAAGAAGGTCTCTATGTAGGCGCGTCAACAGCACTAAATGTTGTAGCTGCAGTCGAGATGGCGAAAATACTAGGACCAG GAAAGAAGATTGTCACAATTCTTTGCGATGGTGCATATAGATATCAAACGCGGTTATTCA GTCGAAAATGGTTAGAAAGTAAAGAACTACTTCACGCAATTCCAGaacatttgaaaaaatatattgttttacCTTAA
- a CDS encoding Cysteine synthase 1 variant 2, translated as MNPGGSVKDRAALFVIKDSEEKGELKAGGTVVEGTAGNTGIGLAHVCRSKGYKCVIYMPNTQSQEKIDLLRMLGAEVYPVPAVAFENPENYNHQARRHAEKLPNAVWTNQFDNIANRRAHLETTGPEIWEQTNGLVDGFTCSTGTGGTLAGVTRFLKEKNPKVKSFIADPPGSVLYNYFKSGGKVLNERSGSSITEGIGQGRVTTNLQPDVDLIDDALYISDEKSIEMVYRLLDEEGLYVGASTALNVVAAVEMAKILGPGKKIVTILCDGAYRYQTRLFSRKWLESKELLHAIPEHLKKYIVLP; from the exons ATGAATCCCGGCGGTTCAGTAAAAGACCGCGCTGCTCTATTCGTCATCAAAGATTCAGAGGAAAAag gTGAACTTAAAGCGGGTGGTACTGTTGTGGAAGGCACTGCCG GTAATACAGGCATTGGGCTTGCTCATGTTTGTAGATCAAAAGGATACAAATGCGTAATTTATATGCCAAACACTCAAAGTCAAGAGAAAATTGACCTGCTTAGGATGCtag gaGCGGAAGTTTATCCAGTTCCGGCAGTCGCTTTTGAAAATCCAGAAAACTATAATCACCAAGCTCGAAGACACGCAGAAAAACTACCAAATGCCGTTTGGACTAACCAATTTGATAACATTGCAAATCGACGCGCACATCTGGAAACTACTGGCCCGGAAATTTGGGAACAAACTAATGGCCTTGTTGATGGCTTCACGTGCTCTACCGGTACTGGTGGCACCCTTGCAGGCGTAACtcgttttttaaaagaaaaaaacccAAAGGTTAAATCATTCATTGCTGATCCACCAGGTTCAGtcttatataattactttaaaagTGGTGGAAAGGTGTTGAACGAGCGCTCGGGAAGCTCGATAACTGAAGGCATAGGACAAGGGCGTGTAACTACCAATCTTCAGCCAGATGTAGATTTAATAGACGATGCATTATATATTTCGGATGAAAAATCTATCGAAATGGTGTACAGACTGTTAGATGAAGAAGGTCTCTATGTAGGCGCGTCAACAGCACTAAATGTTGTAGCTGCAGTCGAGATGGCGAAAATACTAGGACCAG GAAAGAAGATTGTCACAATTCTTTGCGATGGTGCATATAGATATCAAACGCGGTTATTCA GTCGAAAATGGTTAGAAAGTAAAGAACTACTTCACGCAATTCCAGaacatttgaaaaaatatattgttttacCTTAA